From Gouania willdenowi chromosome 18, fGouWil2.1, whole genome shotgun sequence, one genomic window encodes:
- the prox3 gene encoding prospero homeobox 3: MMDSHTDLFDDSSAQDHPFASVLNSEDLPAIQTQARAVSLSPSFRPPEFPLIHQLLLPGGSSQRNGGQINSHLSVHRHLRDQSLENERDDRVEHRMKGVQEQVMEEEDSLLRVKKRHNDTLAAEWSQDFIKVKRMKLESQQGKKAEEGAKRYEGGREGRRKEREELKEQLEEARERLQALQEKVWRAFGEKHLAAEQRKGGGSEGHARRKAEVEIMAEDDIPEGIYDEEDIDGEETEKESFSLLPVPAFDNFRKQKEEPEKGREESIERGRRGGLALDGVIEGSELWLDCGSILRDDWDGVIEEEGMEGGQKFAQALKLELGSAVARVIDRVLRIYTEMTDFSPPPSTAISFVPSDPGNDKRKESGRVWIGLSSRQEEARRDKEDNAGVQDKTGEKQKLTNGFAPVSGPQHRSDSLDLSMPLTVQRSPDTQKSYQLLGPPLSSHQSLPQHQPSLPRPPVSHSSLLSLASQPKDPSTSSPSFHPSSTSASSSSSSFPAHPPLPPPLPLPLLHYSMQQLFSRSLHSQLPHLPPSRKDYLNSDLFLEFSSHPSFPPLPLFSHLDPSLTRHANIGQDRERGMRGEGGIRGMGGLDGDLYLSAGGSQEGLSPCHLKKAKLMFFYTRYPSSNTLKTYFPDVKFNRCVTSQMIKWFSNFREFFYIQMERFARQAVREALTRDGAARLGRENQLRVSRDTELYRILNMHYNKSNIYQVPERFIEVSEVALREFYSAIWTGRDSDPCWKKGIYKIICKLDCPLPDAFRLPGCPVG; the protein is encoded by the exons A TGATGGATTCGCATACAGATCTATTTGATGATTCCTCTGCCCAAGACCACCCCTTTGCTTCAGTTCTTAACTCTGAAGATCTCCCTGCCATTCAAACTCAGGCTAGAGCTGTTAGTCTTTCTCCCTCTTTCCGACCTCCTGAATTCCCTCTTATACACCAGCTCCTCCTGCCAGGTGGAAGTTCTCAGAGGAACGGGGGGCAGATTAACTCACACCTCAGTGTCCACAGACATCTGAGAGACCAAAGTTTAGAAAATGAGAGGGATGATAGAGTGGAGCATAGGATGAAAGGAGTACAAGAGCAGGTGATGGAGGAAGAGGATAGCCTGTTGAGGGTAAAAAAGCGCCACAATGACACACTTGCTGCAGAGTGGAGTCAGGACTTCATTAAAGTCAAGAGGATGAAGTTGGAAAGCCAGCAAGGCAAAAAAGCAGAGGAAGGAGCTAAGAGATATGAAGGAGGAAGGGAGGGGAGGAGAAAGGAAAGGGAGGAGCTCAaagaacagctggaggaggccAGGGAGAGATTGCAGgccctgcaggagaaagtgtgGAGGGCCTTTGGTGAAAAGCACCTAGCAGCAGAGCAAAGGAAGGGCGGTGGCAGTGAGGGACACGCTAGAAGAAAAGCAGAGGTGGAGATTATGGCGGAAGATGACATCCCAGAAGGAATATACGATGAGGAAGACATTGATGGAGAAGAGACCGAAAAGGAATCTTTctcactacttcctgtccctgCTTTTGACAACTTCAGAAAACAGAAAGAAGAGCCAGAAAAAGGCAGAGAGGAGAGCATAGAGAGAGGGAGAAGAGGGGGGCTGGCCTTGGATGGTGTGATTGAGGGATCCGAGCTGTGGTTGGACTGTGGGAGTATTTTAAGAGATGACTGGGATGGAGTGATAGAGGAAGAGGGCATGGAGGGAGGACAGAAGTTTGCCCAAGCGCTGAAGCTAGAGTTGGGCAGCGCTGTAGCTCGAGTCATCGACCGAGTCCTCCGCATCTACACAGAGATGACCGACTTTAGTCCTCCTCCATCCACAGCGATCTCTTTTGTCCCATCGGATCCGGGGAAtgataaaaggaaagaaagtgGACGAGTGTGGATAGGACTGTCTTCAAGACAGGAAGAAGCAAGAAGAGATAAAGAGGATAATGCAGGAGTCCAGGACAAAACAGGAGAGAAGCAGAAGCTGACCAATGGGTTTGCTCCAGTGTCTGGACCGCAACATCGCTCTGATTCATTAGACCTTTCTATGCCATTGACTGTTCAAAGGTCTCCTGACACACAGAAGTCCTATCAGCTCCTTGGACCTCCTCTGTCCTCTCACCAAAGCCTCCCCCAACATCAGCCCTCTCTACCTCGTCCTCCTGTCTCACACTCTTCCCTTCTATCCCTGGCCTCACAACCCAAGGACCCATCCACTTCATCCCCATCTTTCCATCCATCTTCcacttctgcttcttcttcctcATCCTCCTTCCCTGCTCACCCTCCTCTGCCCCCTCCACTCCCTCTTCCATTGCTTCATTACTCCATGCAGCAGCTCTTCTCTCGATCTCTTCATTCTCAGCTTCCTCATCTGCCCCCATCTCGCAAAGACTATCTGAACTCCGACCTGTTTCTAGAGTTCTCGTCTCACCCATCATTTCCACCACTCCCCTTATTCAGTCACCTGGACCCATCACTTACACGTCATGCAAATATAGGCcaagacagagagagagggatGAGGGGGGAAGGGGGCATTCGGGGAATGGGAGGGTTGGATGGAGATCTCTACCTTTCAGCTGGAGGA TCGCAGGAGGGACTATCTCCCTGCCATCTGAAGAAGGCAAAGCTAATGTTCTTCTACACACGCTATCCCAGCTCAAACACCCTCAAGACATACTTTCCGGATGTAAAG TTCAACCGTTGTGTGACCTCCCAGATGATTAAATGGTTCAGCAACTTCAGAGAGTTCTTCTACATCCAAATGGAGCGGTTTGCGCGCCAGGCCGTCCGTGAGGCTCTCACCCG GGATGGTGCAGCTCGCTTGGGACGAGAGAACCAGCTGCGAGTGAGTCGTGATACTGAGCTTTATCGCATATTGAACATGCACTACAACAAAAGTAACATCTACCAA GTTCCGGAGCGGTTCATCGAGGTGTCCGAGGTAGCTTTAAGGGAGTTTTATTCAGCCATTTGGACTGGAAGAGACAGCGACCCCTgctggaaaaaaggaatatacAAAATCATCTGTAAATTGGACTGTCCTCTGCCAGATGCTTTCAGATTGCCAGGCTGTCCAGTCGGGTAA